One part of the Salvelinus sp. IW2-2015 linkage group LG28, ASM291031v2, whole genome shotgun sequence genome encodes these proteins:
- the LOC111954317 gene encoding protein yippee-like 5, translated as MGRIFLDHIGGTRLFSCANCDTILTNRSELISTRFTGATGRAFLFNKVVNLQYSEVQDRVMLTGRHMVRDVSCKNCNSKLGWIYEFATEDSQRYKEGRVILERALVRESEGFEEHVPSDNS; from the exons ATGGGCCGGATCTTCCTGGACCACATCGGYGGGACCCGCCTCTTCTCCTGCGCCAACTGTGACACCATCCTGACCAACCGCTCTGAGCTCATCTCCACGCGCTTCACTGGCGCCACGGGCCGGGCCTTCCTCTTCAACAAG GTGGTGAACCTGCAGTACAGCGAGGTGCAGGACCGCGTGATGCTGACTGGYAGACACATGGTGCGAGACGTCAGCTGCAAGAACTGCAACAGCAAGCTGGGCTGGATCTACGAGTTTGCCACAGAAGACAGTCAGCGCTACAAGGAAGGCCGCGTCATCCTTGAAAGGGCACTAGTAAGGGAGAGCGAGGGCTTCGAGGAGCATGTGCCCTCTGATAACTCCTGA